The genomic window CAAGATAGGATTTTGAGGCAAACAAATGTCTGACTAAATAAAAATTATAATCATTATGATAAAAAATCAGTTGTATATTACTTAGCAAAGTTAATTTTATTACCTGAAATAGCAATAGATTTACTAATAATCTTTAAGAAAATTATGCAGAAATCAACTTCAATGAGACAATCTGACCTAATCTTCTCAACCCAAAGGAAGACATGAACGATCGCACAAAGGCTCTCCAGGCTCTCGCGGCTGAACGTTGGCGAGTATCCCTGATTCTCAGTGGAGCCATGATGTTTATTTACTTTGGCTTTATCTTGCTAATCGCGTTCAATAAGCCCCTGCTGGGGTCATTAGTAGTTCCTGGCCTCAGTCTGGGAATTTTACTGGGGGCGCTGGTAATTGTCTCAGCATGGGTATTAATTTTTATCTACGTGCGTTGGGCAAATAGCAGTTATGACGACCAAATCGCAAGGCTGACACGCAAGTGAATTAGCTATGAGCAATTTCTAGTCCAAAATCCAAAATACTAAACCAAAAAAGCATGAATAGTGTGTGGTTCGATCTGCCACTAGCGGCGGATATTACCAGTCTTGGTAAGTTTAACCCGTTGGCGATCGCTTTCTTCTTTGTGTTTGTTGCCAGTTCTTTAGGCATTACCTATTGGGCGGCGAAGCTCACCAAAAATACGGCCCAATTCTATACAGCTGGCGGTAATATCAGCGGTTTCCAAAATGGGCTGGCCCTAGCAGGAGACTTTATGAGTGCAGCTAGCTTTTTAGGTATCGCTGGGCTGGTGGCACTCAACGGCTTTGACGGCTTAATTTATTCTATCGGCTTCTTAGTGGGCTGGCCGATTGTCATGTTCCTAATTGCCGAACCACTACGAAACTTAGGTAAATACACCTTTGCTGATGTAGTGGCTTATCGCTTGCAGCAAAAACCTGTACGTATCGCATCTGCAATTGGAACGCTGGTAGTAATTAGCTTTTACTTAATAGCCCAGATGGTAGGGGCTGGGGAGCTTATCAAACTGCTGTTTGGCTTTCATTATGAATTAGCTGTGGTGATCGTCGGTTGCGTGATGATGGCCTATGTGATTTTTGGCGGGATGATTGCCACCACTTGGGTACAAATTATCAAAGCAGTTCTGTTGCTTGGCGGAACTATCTTGCTAGCTATCTTGGTACTGGCACGATTTGGTTTTAACCCGATCGCTCTTTTCGCCGCAGCCGCAGATAAGTATCCAGGTGTATTAGCTCCGGGCAAACAGGTTTCTGATCCCTTTGATGCTATCTCCTTGGGGATGTCGTTGATGTTTGGCACCGCTGGACTACCCCACATCCTGATGCGTTTTTACACAGTACCCGACGCCAAAGCAGCGCGGCTCTCTGTTACCTATGCTACAGCTATTATTGGCGTTTTTTATCTCCTTACCTTCATCCTGGGCTTTGGAGCGATGGTGCTAGTAGGTCAAGATGCGATCAAGCAAATTGGGACTGGTGGTAACATGGCTGCACCGATGTTGGCAGAATTTCTCGGTGGTGATGCTTTCTTAGGCTTTATTTCCGCTGTTTCCTTTGCGACGATTTTGGCGGTTGTGGCTGGGTTGACACTCTCAGGAGCCGCTGCACTGTCTCATGATTTGTGGGTGAACGTGGTGCGATCTGGTCATGCTGACGAGTCAGAACAGCTAAAGGTAGCTCGTGGTGCGACAATGGTTTTGGGGTTAGTGGCAATAATTCTGGGTATTTTGTTTAAAGGACAAAACGTCGCTTATATGGTAGGTTTAGCATTTGCGATCGCTGCTAGTGCAAACTTCCCAGCCTTGCTCTTATCAATGCTTTGGCGACGCTTTACCACCAACGGGGCGGTTGCGAGTATGTTAGTGGGTACCTTCTCCTCGTTACTGCTGATTTATTTGTCACCTACTATTCAGGTAACAATTCTCAAGCACACTTCTGCACCCTTTGGGCTAAAAAATCCTGGATTAATTACTATTCCCCTATCGTTTCTAGTGGCGATTGTCGTTTCCCTATTGACTACTGAACAGCAGGCACAGGAAAAATTTGCCGAAGTTGAGGATCGCATCCACATTGGTTCTGGGATGTGATTTTGTCAACGTACTAACAAGGCAAATTCTATGAGACTGTTGGTCAATTGACAAGCGGTTTAACCCCCCACCCCTAAAACTTTAGTTTTGCGTTGCTTTCCCGCCCTACAATAAATTGATTGCTCATAGCTAAAGTGCGTTGAAACGCACTAAAATTCCAGAAATTTCAGATGGATTGGGGCTGATGGGTTAGACCCCCGATCAATTCGCCAACAGTCTGATGGAATTCGCGGCTACACAAACAAGAGCTACACCTGCGTAAGAGAAAATTAAGGTTTTTTAACCCACCTCCGTGGGTTTTACCTGTTTAGACGCGGTTTCTAATCGCCTTTTTGCTTATACCAATTCTCCATGAAGATGCACGTAATAATTATTAAACGAACCGCCAAGGACGCCAAGGACACCAAGGAAGAGATGAGTTAAGAATTAGTTGGTGCAAGTTGAGAGAGAATTGGTATTACCGTCCAAGTTCTTTGATGTTTTTCGTCACTTGTTGGTATAAGTCGTTGTTACCCTGACTTTGAAAAATGCTTGCTGCTTGTTCTAAGTCCTTGAGTGCCCCCTGCTTGTCTCCATTGGTGGCGCGAGCATTTCCTCGGTTATTGTAGGCAGGGGCAAAGTTAGGATTAAGGCGAATGGCTTGATTGTAATCTTCAATCGCTCCCTGTGGATCTCCAGCAGCACGGGCATTTCCGCGGTTATTGTAGGCGATCGCATATTTTGGATCGAGGAGAATAGCTTGGTCAAAATCATCTAGCGCCCCTTTTTTGTCTCCAGTGGTGGCGTGGGCATTCCCCCGGTTATTGTAGGCTTCGGCATAGTTGGGATTAAGGCGAATCGCTTCACTGTAATCTTTAACTGCTTCTCTGTTGTTTCCTAGTGAGGCGCGGGCATTCCCTAAGTTATTGTAGGCTTCGGCGTCGTTAGGGTTGATGCTAAGTGCTTGATTGTAATCTGCGATCGCTTTCTCCTTGTCTCCTAAATCAAAGTAGACTAATCCCCGGCCGTTGTAGGCAGCACCATATTGAGAATTTTGATTAATTGCCTTGTCATAGGAAGCGATCGCAGCTTGTAAGTCGCCATTTAAATGCTGATTCTTTCCCTGAATATAGAATTCCCCACCAATAGAAGTTGTAGCTGAACGACGGCTAGGTTGACTGACTCCTATTTCTGTCACCAATACATTGTCATTCTTACTACAAGAAACACTACTAATTGCGGTCAATGTAGTAAAAATAGCTATGGTAAATACTTGATTTACCCTTGTTCGCTTTTGCCTAAATAAACGCCGTCTCATAAGTTAATATAAACTGCCATAACACCTGAACGAAATTAGTACTGAAATCTAGATTTTAATTCTTTAACTCAATAATTATTCTAACTTTTGATATACATTTAAAGTCAATTGACAAATTTCCCTGATATTTTACCGATTTATAAGAGAAGGTAGTTCTTGCTGGAGGAAATAATTATGAAACTTCAAGATTTATCCTTCACAATAACTCTATAAATTTTGGTATTTGTAGCCTGATGAACAATTTACTCATCCTCAGTTTCACTCGCTTGAGTTTTGTGAGTTAGCCTCCAAGAGGTGGTTTTGTCAATATCTACAGACAGTTGTTCCAGATTTTGCCCTAAATCTTTTTGGAGTTTCTGAGTTAGTGTGATTGGAAAATCTAAATTAATACCTTGAGTTTGTGCTAGTCTGGCCAATTCTGTAAATGCAGCTTTGACTGTAGTCCGCTCATAACTAGTCAGCTTATAATCAGAAGTTTCCGATATATTCTGAGCCTGCATGGCTTTTTTTATACGTTCTTGCAAATGCTCAAATTCTGAATTCAACAACTTCCATTGCTGCTCAAGTTGCGAGTATCTGGTACTTAGTGATATTAAGTCTTCCGTTGTGGGTTCGGGGCTGGCTTGGGCTTGTAATCCTAGCAAATTTAAGTGGATTTGAGCAAGATAAATACAATCTAAGTAAGCATACTCGATCTGTTCTTCAGTCAGGGGACGTTTTCCCCAATCGCTTTCTTGTTCTTGTTTGTCGATATTGTTAAAGCTACAAAGTGCTGTAGCTATGGTTTTGAGTTGGTAGTTGGGTAATGGCAAAAGATAGTAGGGAATTTTTTTTGCCATTTCCAAAGTGCAAGTAATATTTTTGGCTTTCCTGTTACCGAGAAGCTTTAGATCATAACTGGCGTTGTGAAAAACTTTTTCAATGGCAGAATTTATCATAATTTCTTCAATAAATTCAGCTATAATATTAGGCTGTTCTAGAACATCAAAAAGGTAGACGCGATCGCCACTCATATCTTGAGGATTATCTAATACCTGAATCAGCGATAGTCGGGGATTACGACTTTTATAGTCAGCTACTTCTGTATCTATCCACAACGTTTTAGCGTTGGTATATTCAGCAACAATGGCACTAATTTCGCGGGCGGAAGTAAGGTACGGCATTGGCTAATCTTTCCTGATATTTGGGGCATTTTAAGCAAGCCATAGTTTTATAAAGTAACATTTTGTTGGTAATTTTGCTGGTATAGTATTGCAAAAACGCTAAAGTTTTGAGCTGCTTAAGCGTAGACATCGCCAAACTTGCCTCAAATCTGATAACATCGAGTCACCACTGTAAGGCTGCATAGTCTACTCTCAAAAAAAGCTCTTTAGCATCTACGTTAAATTGACAGAGAGCCACAGACTCTATGCACTATACTGGTTACCAGCCGTCAGGAAAATTGAATTGGCGCTTCTCAAAAATGGCTGCAAAATCTTAGCCTGAAGAAATCGTCCAAGTTTTAATTTTCAGTAACCTGAGTGCTTGCTTGGGCACTTTTGCTACTTCACCTTTAATTGCTTTTTAACATCTGCTCCTCACCATGACACACACCTCAATTAATCGCTTCAAGTACTCAATTCGGAGATAGATAATGAAAAAGCTAATTCTATTACTAGTTAGTAGCATTTTGGTAGTTGGTACTTTTGGCTGCCAAGAGGCTCCTAAAACTGGTTCTGAAACTCCTAGCACTACTAATGAAGCCGCTCAAGCACCAGCCAAACCAGCTTCCCAGACAACTCAAACTGCCAAAAGTCCCGGAACAGAAACGACTCCTTTAGCAGCTAGTACAGATACTAAAGTTAAAACCGGTTCTGAAAAAACGGCAGCAACAAAAGTTAAGAGCGATTTAAAAACTGAAGTTAGCACAAAGTTGAACAAAGGCTTACCAGGCAATAAGTTACAAGTTGAAAACAAGGAGGGTGAAATTATCCTCAAAGGCACAGCGACTTCTGCTGAAGAACTCAAGAAGGCTGAAACTTTGGCTAAGGAAGTTCAAGGTGTAAAGACAGTGAAAGTAGAAGCAAAAGTTGATGCTGTGAAAAAGCCATAAAAGAATAACTGAAGCTCTCAGTTAACATCGCCATAAAAGCCAAACAGAGACTTACATCTGTGTAAGTCTCTGTTTTTTACTTACTTAAATAAAAGTAAGGAATAGGTAGATAAAAAAGACATAACAATGGTTTCAGTCCATTTGAGTAGACTTCAGTTTAGCTATGATTTATTTTTAGAAATATCTTAAAATATCCAAGATGTAATTGGAGCAAAAATTTATTAATCTAAGTTTTTTCATGCACTGCGTGCCGCCAGCTTATCTATCTAGCGCTCTAAGTCTAGTCCTACCAAATCGGTTTCGGTAATTGTAATATGTGGAGTTATAATTCTATATTTTCATCTTTCAACTTCCATTATTTGAACCTCGATAAATTCGCTCCATCTGCTCTGGAGAAAGACGTTTCATTGGAAACCACTCAAATGGAGAAACAGACCGTTTCTCATAAGATTGAGCATCATCCAGCTGATTTTGAGGGGAATGCGCTACTACATTGGTATTTGGAAATTGACCCCTGAGCGACTCATCTATTTCTAATTCTGGAACCTGAGTTTGAGGCAAAACATAAGCGTGCTTCTGGGGATCGTATGCGTAAACTTCTCCTGTTTCAATGTGATAAATCCAAGCATAAATGCTGAGTTCTCCCTGATAGAGCTTAGAGTGAATCACTGGATACGTCCGCAAATTCTCAATTTGAGTAAGAACATTTTCGGCAATCATAATTTCTAGCAGTTCTTCTGCGTCGTAGTGACTATAGTGGTCTAGAACTAGCCTTCGAGTTGCCTCTGCATATTTAAGCCAATCATGTACGAGCGGCATTTCATCGCTGAGGCTGTGTAACTTCATTAGTCCTTTCATTGCGCCGCAATGAGAGTGACCACAAATAATAATTTGGCGAATATCTAAAGCTTGAACAGCATATTCAATTGTCGCACCTTCACCGCCATTACTTGCCCCATATGGTGGAATGATGTTGCCTGCATTGCGAATGACAAATAATTCACCAACTTGGGCTTGTGTAATTAGATTTGGATCAAGACGCGAATCAGAACAGGTAATAAACAATACCCTGGGCTTTTGACCATGTGAAAGTTGCTCAAACAATTGTTGATGTGTTGAAAAATAGCTAGATTTGAATTCGCGCAGACCTTTAATTAATCTCTTCATTACTAAGTTCTACAAATATTTGGGGGTTAAGAGCTAAATCACAGACAGCAGATTGAGGTATAAAGAGGGATTTCTTTCTACGCTTTGACAATTGTAAAGATTACTATATTATAAGTTCCTTTGGTGCTTTTAATATCCTTTGGCATTTGGTTGAGTTGCTTTTTTCCCTTGCTCCTCTCTGTTCCTTAACAGGTTATGTTACTGTGTGAAAACGCCTAGAGCGTGTTTTCACACTCGTTATATCCTGAAATAAAGATGCGATCGCCTTGCGGTAAGCCCTTCAGGTAAGCCAGTCGCTCAAGTGGCGTGGAAACCCCCTGTTGCCGCAGTGGTGGCTCCTCAAGACTACGCTGGCTTCCTGCAACGCGTCTACAATGATCCCCAATTCTCCTCCCTACCCTCTTGCCAATTTTTAATTAGTTGATACACTTGTTCTTCATTAGCCCAGTGAACCAGCGCCTATGGTACACATCAAGCGCGTGGAACTTACCAACTTCAAATCCTTCGGTGGCACTACCTCAGTCCCTTTGCTACCGGGGTGTACTGTCATATCTGGGCCAAATGGTTCCGGTAAATCTAATATTCTAGATGCCCTGCTATTTTGCCTTGGACTCTCTAGTTCTAAGGGAATGCGAGCCGATCGCCTCCCAGATTTGGTCAATAACACTCAAACGTCTAAAGGACGCGCTTCTATTGAAGCTAGCGTCACTGTGACGTTTGATTTGTCGGGGGAGGATATCTCACCCAAAGCGACAAAAGCTCAAAATGAGGAAGTTGAGGAAGAAAATCCAAAATCCAAAATCGTTCGACTGAGAGAAGCCGAAGTCCAAAATCCAAAATTGGGAGAGTGGAGTGTTACTAGAAGGCTGCGGGTTACTCACCAAGGGTCTTATACGTCAAATTACTATATCAATGGTGTATCTTGCACGCTGACGGAATTACATGAAGAACTAAGTAACCTGCGGGTTTATCCCGAAGGCTACAACGTCGTACTGCAAGGAGATGTCACCAGCATTATCTCGATGAATGCGCGGGAACGGCGGGAAATTATTGATGAATTGGCGGGGGTGGCGGCGTTCGATCGCAAAATTATCCAAGCCAAATCAACTTTAGACGAGGTGAAAGAAAAGGAAGATAGCTGTCGGATTATTGAGACGGAATTAACTGCACAGCGCGATCGCCTTTCCCAAGATCGGGCTAAAGCTGAGAAATATCAAAAACTCCGCACAGAATTTCTAGCTAAACAATCCTGGGAAGCTGTTTTATCATGGCGATCGCTACAAGCACAACAAGAAAAGTTAGTTAACGAAATTCAAACAGGCGATCGCAATTCTGGTGAACTCACTACCCAACTCACCAACCTAAATTCTGAAATCGTTCAAAAAACTGCTGAACTTGAACAACTCAATGCCCATGTGAAAGCATTGGGAGAAGATGAACTTTTGGCGGTACAATCTACCCTCGCCACCCAAGAAGCAGAACGAAAACAACTCCAGCGTCAGCTAACGGAATTAGAAACAGCAACCCAGGAAACTGCCAAACGTCTGGCTCAAACTCAGCAAGAGATTCAAAAACACCGTCATTCCCTAGAAGAAATTGCCGAAACACAGATTGTAGAGACGCGATTCATCGCGTCTTCCCAACACCAAAGAAATGAAGCGCAACAAGCTTTAGAAACCTCCCGTGAAGCCGCCGCAGAAATCGCCTCGGCTTCAGAAGCGTGGGTGCAGCAACAAACAGCATTCAACCGTCAAATTGAAACTTTGCTGCAAACTCTAGAACCGCAACGCACCGAAAAAGCACAACTCACTGAACGCAATAATCAGTTACAGCAACTAATTTCCGAACAAACCCTGTTAATTGAACGCGACGAACCCCAATTAGCCCAAAAACAAGCTGAATGCAGTCGAGTTGAAACAGAATTTAACGCCTCTAGTGAACCCATCCAAAATTTAGCTGAAAATCTCTCAGCCACAGAACAAGAATTGCAAATCCAACAGGAAACCCAAAAGCGGTTACTTTTTGAACAACGAGAAAAACAACGCCAGTTGGATAAAATAGAAGCGCAAACGCAAGCACAGCAAGAAGTCCAAGGAACCCAAGCTAGTAAAGTCATTTTACAATCGGGAATGCCTGGACTTTGTGGCTTAGTTGTGCAGTTAGGAAAGGTGGAACCCCGCCATCAGCTAGCTTTGGAAATGGCCGGCGGTGGACGCTTGGGACATATTGTGGTGGAAGATGACACTATCGCCGCAGCAGGTATTGAATTGCTCAAACAAAAACGTGCAGGAAGGGCGACTTTTTTACCACTGAATAAAATTCACGCGGCCAAATTTACTCAAGATGCAACGCTGCGTTTTGCTAACGGTTTCGTTAATTATGCTGTTAACTTAGTCGATTGCGATCGCCGTTACAAAGATGTATTTAGCTATGTTTTCGGTAACACGGTAGTATTTGCCAACCTTGAGGCGGCGCGGAAAAATTTAGGGCTATATCGCATCGTCACCTTAGATGGGGAATTGTTAGAAACCAGCGGTGCGATGACTGGTGGTAGTAACACCCAACGTTCAGCCTTACGTTTTGGCAATGCAGAAGCGGCGGAATCTGATGAAGCGATCGCTTTAAGAAGTCGCTTGGTGGATATTGAACGGGTTTTAGAGCGTTGTACTGAGGCGATCGCTACTTTGTCAACCCGAACCAAAAAACTGACACAGGAACTCACAGAAGCCCGTCAGGCGCGGCGCGAACAGCAGTTGCAATTGGAACAGTTGCAGAAAGACATTAAGAGTTTAACAGCGCAATTAGAGGGGACGCGATCGCAACTCGCACAAAATAGCGAAAAGTTAGCCACTGCTCAATCCCGATTGGAAATTTTGGAGCGGGAATTACCGGGACAAGAAAATCAGTTGCAACAATTGCGACACGCTTTAGCAGAGTTGGAAGCATCTCAAACTCCCAGCGAATGGCAGCAAATCCAGGCGAGAATTAAAATTCAAGAGCAACAATTGCAACAACGGGAGACAGCATTACGCGAAGCTGAACAAAGATTAAAAAATTTAGAAAATCAGCAACAACGTTTGCAAGAAAAAAGCCAAGAAGCAGAGACACGAATCACCGAATACGAAACCCAACAAATCTCTTGTAGAGACGCGATTCATCGCGTCTTTACACAAATCACAACGATAGACGACCAAATCACCCAAACCCGTCTATCGTTGAGTCAAATGGAACAGAATTTGGGAGAAGAGAAACAAAAACGCGACGCTACAGAACAGGAAGTGCGATCGCACCTTTTGCGCCAACAACAATTGCAATGGGAAATAGAAAAACTTAAAGAAACCCAAGAGAAGCGGCGGGAGGAATTAGTTGCACTGCAAAGCCAGTTGCGGGATGTGGGAGCAGAATTACCAAATCCATTGCCGGAAGTTCCAGATCAGGTAGATTTGGAAGAATTGCAGAAAGAATTGCGATCGCTTACCAAACGCTTGCAAGCGATGGAACCCGTAAATATGCTGGCGTTGGAAGAGTACGAACGCACCCAAAACCGCCTTCAGGAACTGACGCAAAGGTTGCAAACCTTAGAAGGGGAACGCACCGAATTACTTTTGCGGATTGAAAACTTTACAACATTACGCCAACTTGCTTTTAAAGAAGCTTTCGATGCTGTCAACGAAAACTTTCAATCGATTTTCGCCATCCTTTCAGACGGTGACGGCTTCCTGCAACTGGAAAATCCTGAAGATCCCTTTAGCAGCGGACTAAATTTAGTCGCGCATCCCAAAGGTAAACCAGTACAGCGCCTAGCTTCCATGTCTGGGGGAGAAAAATCACTCACAGCCTTGAGCTTTATCTTTGCCCTCCAACGCTACCGCCCATCGCCCTTTTACGCCTTTGACGAAGTGGATATGTTCTTAGATGGGGCAAACGTAGAACGATTAGCTAGAATGATTAAGCAACAATCACAACAAGCGCAATTTATAGTTGTGAGTTTGCGTCGTCCGATGATAGAATCAGCCGAACGCACAATCGGCGTTACTCAAGCACGAGGAGCTTACACTCAAGTTTTGGGGATTAAGTTACAATCATCCAATACATCTGCTTGAGTTTTTGTTAATAATAGTGTATAGACAAACCGGATTCGAGATCAGGACTCGGTATAGAATGACCTCTGAACAGATAATTAGGCGTTCCGACATATTAAATACCCAGGTGATTACCCGCGACAACGGCAAGCGGCTAGGCATCGTCAGTCAAGTCTGGGTTGATATTGATCAACGAGAGGTTGTGGCTCTTGGTTTGCGAGACAGCCTGATCTCTATTTCGGGCATACCGCGCTACATGTACCTCAACAATATCAACCAGATTGGTGATGTCATCCTGGTTGATAACGAAGATGTAATTGAAGATATCGAAGTTGAATCTCTCAGTAATCTGATTAACTGGGAAGTAATTACAGAAACAGGTGAAGTATTAGGCAAAGTTCGGGGTTTTAAGTTCAACGCCGAAACCGGGAAGCTTAACTCCATAGTCATCGCTTCTTTAGGATTGCCCCAAATTCCCGACCAATTTTTGAGTACTTACGAGTTCTCAGTCGATGAAATTGTCAGCACCGGCCCCAATCGGTTGATTGTGTTTGAGGGAGCCGAAGAACGGGTAAACCAGTTGACAACTGGTTTGCTAGAGCGCCTGGGTATCGGCAAAGCGCCGTGGCAGAGGGATGCAGAAGAAGAATACGGTTATACTCCACCACGCACAATTGCAGCACCCAATCAACTGCCCAGTGGAGTGCCATTGCAGCCACCCAAGCAGAGAGTTCGTGCCCCTGAACCCGTAGCGCGGGAAGAGGAATGGACAGAAGACTATGTGGAAGAGCAAAGGCCACAGCGTCAGGTAATGAAGGCGCGGCAGTATGAATCTATTCAATACGAAGAAGACGAGGAAGAAGATAACTGGAGTGAGGCAACGGGCAACGACAGGTATCAACAACCGCAACCGCTAAAGTATGAAGCCCAGCCCTACAGCAAGCCATACGTTGACGAATACGATGATTATGACGACGTAGAGGGCGATGCTTGGGAAGATGCGCCGAAGCCCGTGAATATTCCTAAGAAAGTCAAAGAAAGACAGCCAGAATACGAAGAAGAAGAAGGATATTAGGCTAGCCCCACCCCTAACCCTCTCCTCGCAACCGAGGAGGGGGCTTTTTTTTTATGAACAAAAGCAAAACAAAACGCACCGTCTAAACTCCACCACAGGGATTATGACAGGTTAAGGGAGCTTGTAGTTAGCACTTTAGTGGAATGGCACTCAATCCCAGCAATCAAGTCAGGGGCAAGTCAATTAATTTTGGATTTTAACTCCTTTAAAATCTCGTTTCCAGCTTCTGGCTGGAAATGCTCTTTCATTGCGGCTCTGCCGCTAGTCTTGAGGCGGAGCCTCTCATTAGGCATTCCCAGTCAAAGACTCTTGACGAGACAATCTCTAAAAGCTGTTTCTAGTCAAGCTTTTACCTTACAGCAGAATTCAGGTATTTGAACCACATCTGTCGTAGGGGCGCAAGGCCTTGCGCCCCTACCGCGTGGTCTATTTACCTGAAAATAGCTGTAAGTTGACACGTATGGGCATTGCCATGCCCCTACGAGAAATCTATCTGTATCAGGGTTTTCGTGAATTGGTATAAGAAAGCGTGAATTTTGCGGAAAGTCTGTAGCAAGATCCGGCAAAGTGCGCCGATTTCCGGCGATAGCGCAGCGTAAAGCCTGCGGCATGGCAACTCTTAGAGAGGCTGCGCCAACGCTTAGAGCGAGTCTACATACCCCACTCTTAAGCAAGCTAGCAAGAGCGTCTCGTAGAAAAGCGACAGGACTATTTTGTTAATGCTGCATTCGTAGTTGGAGAGAGTACCCTCTAGGGTACTGTTAACCTCCAAGTAGTCATACTACGATGTAAACAAGTAATCAAGCGGTTAATTTATAGATTTAAGTAAGTGATTAATCATGGTTTCAATAGATGAATCACCCCTGCCTAATATTTTGGGATTTTTATCATTAGCTAGCTATATAGTCACATTAATTCCCACAATTCTAAGAATTCTTTTTCCGCAAACTAAAGAGACTGGAATTCCTCAATGGCTGCTAAAACGCCGCCGGATCATCGGTATTATTGCTTTCTTTTTGGCTTTAGGTCATGGTTTCCTAATGGTTCAAAAGAGAAACTTTGATTTTTTGGACATCAAGACATTTTGGATATATATCCAGGGTATAAGCACTTTCATAATTTTTACACTTCTGTCTATAACTTCTAATAATTGGAGTGTAAAAAAACTGAAAAAGAACTGGAAGCAATTACATAAACTCACTTATGTAGCTATGGTTCTTTTGATTTGGCATATCTGGGACAAGATGTCAGGTCATTGGACGTATTTAACACCGATTAGCCTTGTTGCTACTACCATAATCACAGTTTTATTTCTCATCCGACTTTGGATTGAACACCAGGGTAAGCAACAAAAAAATGCAAATAAAGTAACGAAAGCAGATTTAGCAGAAAAAAGCACTAGTACAACATGGCGGAAGTAACTAATTAGTTAAAAAAGCTAAAACAAGCTTTCTTTTCTTCTGGCTTCTGTTTTCTTGGACTATTTCGTTGCTCAAATTGTGTAAATGGAGAGTCGCTCTGTAGTGTCAAACCCAATTGTTAAGAAAATTACAGTAGTACTGGCAATTACATCTACAGCAACCTTGGTTGGGTTTAGCTCTTATCGTTTACTAT from Nostoc sp. UHCC 0926 includes these protein-coding regions:
- a CDS encoding tetratricopeptide repeat protein; the encoded protein is MRRRLFRQKRTRVNQVFTIAIFTTLTAISSVSCSKNDNVLVTEIGVSQPSRRSATTSIGGEFYIQGKNQHLNGDLQAAIASYDKAINQNSQYGAAYNGRGLVYFDLGDKEKAIADYNQALSINPNDAEAYNNLGNARASLGNNREAVKDYSEAIRLNPNYAEAYNNRGNAHATTGDKKGALDDFDQAILLDPKYAIAYNNRGNARAAGDPQGAIEDYNQAIRLNPNFAPAYNNRGNARATNGDKQGALKDLEQAASIFQSQGNNDLYQQVTKNIKELGR
- a CDS encoding sodium:solute symporter family transporter; the encoded protein is MNSVWFDLPLAADITSLGKFNPLAIAFFFVFVASSLGITYWAAKLTKNTAQFYTAGGNISGFQNGLALAGDFMSAASFLGIAGLVALNGFDGLIYSIGFLVGWPIVMFLIAEPLRNLGKYTFADVVAYRLQQKPVRIASAIGTLVVISFYLIAQMVGAGELIKLLFGFHYELAVVIVGCVMMAYVIFGGMIATTWVQIIKAVLLLGGTILLAILVLARFGFNPIALFAAAADKYPGVLAPGKQVSDPFDAISLGMSLMFGTAGLPHILMRFYTVPDAKAARLSVTYATAIIGVFYLLTFILGFGAMVLVGQDAIKQIGTGGNMAAPMLAEFLGGDAFLGFISAVSFATILAVVAGLTLSGAAALSHDLWVNVVRSGHADESEQLKVARGATMVLGLVAIILGILFKGQNVAYMVGLAFAIAASANFPALLLSMLWRRFTTNGAVASMLVGTFSSLLLIYLSPTIQVTILKHTSAPFGLKNPGLITIPLSFLVAIVVSLLTTEQQAQEKFAEVEDRIHIGSGM
- a CDS encoding BON domain-containing protein, whose product is MKKLILLLVSSILVVGTFGCQEAPKTGSETPSTTNEAAQAPAKPASQTTQTAKSPGTETTPLAASTDTKVKTGSEKTAATKVKSDLKTEVSTKLNKGLPGNKLQVENKEGEIILKGTATSAEELKKAETLAKEVQGVKTVKVEAKVDAVKKP
- a CDS encoding carbonic anhydrase, whose product is MKRLIKGLREFKSSYFSTHQQLFEQLSHGQKPRVLFITCSDSRLDPNLITQAQVGELFVIRNAGNIIPPYGASNGGEGATIEYAVQALDIRQIIICGHSHCGAMKGLMKLHSLSDEMPLVHDWLKYAEATRRLVLDHYSHYDAEELLEIMIAENVLTQIENLRTYPVIHSKLYQGELSIYAWIYHIETGEVYAYDPQKHAYVLPQTQVPELEIDESLRGQFPNTNVVAHSPQNQLDDAQSYEKRSVSPFEWFPMKRLSPEQMERIYRGSNNGS
- a CDS encoding ribonuclease D, translating into MPYLTSAREISAIVAEYTNAKTLWIDTEVADYKSRNPRLSLIQVLDNPQDMSGDRVYLFDVLEQPNIIAEFIEEIMINSAIEKVFHNASYDLKLLGNRKAKNITCTLEMAKKIPYYLLPLPNYQLKTIATALCSFNNIDKQEQESDWGKRPLTEEQIEYAYLDCIYLAQIHLNLLGLQAQASPEPTTEDLISLSTRYSQLEQQWKLLNSEFEHLQERIKKAMQAQNISETSDYKLTSYERTTVKAAFTELARLAQTQGINLDFPITLTQKLQKDLGQNLEQLSVDIDKTTSWRLTHKTQASETEDE
- a CDS encoding DUF485 domain-containing protein is translated as MNDRTKALQALAAERWRVSLILSGAMMFIYFGFILLIAFNKPLLGSLVVPGLSLGILLGALVIVSAWVLIFIYVRWANSSYDDQIARLTRK